In Cervus elaphus chromosome 5, mCerEla1.1, whole genome shotgun sequence, the following proteins share a genomic window:
- the DERL3 gene encoding derlin-3 isoform X4, whose protein sequence is MAWQGLATEFLQVPAVTRTYTAACVLTTAAVQLELLSPFQLYFNPHLVFRKFQVWRLITNFLFFGPLGFSFFFNMLFVFRYCRMLEEGSFRGRTADFVFMFLFGGLLMTLLGLLGSLFFLGQALTAMLVYVWSRRSPGVRVNFFGLLTFQAPFLPWALMGFSMLLGNSILVDLLGIVVGHVYYFLEDVFPNQPGGKRLLLTPSFL, encoded by the exons ATGGCGTGGCAGGGGCTGGCGACCGAATTCCTGCAGGTGCCGGCGGTGACGCGGACCTACACCGCGGCCTGCGTCCTCACCACCGCCGCCGTG CAGCTGGAACTCCTCAGTCCCTTCCAGCTCTACTTCAACCCACACCTCGTGTTCCGGAAGTTCCAG GTCTGGAGGCTCATCACCAACTTCCTCTTCTTCGGGCCCCTGGGATTCAGCTTCTTCTTCAACATGCTCTTCGT GTTCCGCTACTGCCGCATGCTGGAGGAGGGTTCCTTCCGCGGCCGCACGGCAGACTTCGTCTTCATGTTTCTCTTCGGGGGCCTCCTGATGACT CTGCTGGGGCTCCTGGGTAGCCTCTTCTTCCTGGGCCAGGCCCTCACGGCCATGCTGGTGTACGTGTGGAGCCGCCGCAGCCCTGGGGTGAGGGTCAACTTCTTCGGCCTCCTCACCTTCCAGGCGCCCTTCCTGCCCTGGGCACTCATGGGCTTCTCAATGCTACTGGGCAACTCCATCCTGGTGGACTTGCTGG GGATCGTAGTGGGCCACGTCTACTATTTCCTGGAGGACGTCTTCCCCAACCAGCCTGGAGGCAAGAGGCTGCTGCTGACCCCCAGCTTCCTGTGA
- the DERL3 gene encoding derlin-3 isoform X3 gives MAWQGLATEFLQVPAVTRTYTAACVLTTAAVFQVWRLITNFLFFGPLGFSFFFNMLFVFRYCRMLEEGSFRGRTADFVFMFLFGGLLMTLLGLLGSLFFLGQALTAMLVYVWSRRSPGVRVNFFGLLTFQAPFLPWALMGFSMLLGNSILVDLLGIVVGHVYYFLEDVFPNQPGGKRLLLTPSFLKLLLDAPEEDPNYRPLPEEQPGPVQQ, from the exons ATGGCGTGGCAGGGGCTGGCGACCGAATTCCTGCAGGTGCCGGCGGTGACGCGGACCTACACCGCGGCCTGCGTCCTCACCACCGCCGCCGTG TTCCAG GTCTGGAGGCTCATCACCAACTTCCTCTTCTTCGGGCCCCTGGGATTCAGCTTCTTCTTCAACATGCTCTTCGT GTTCCGCTACTGCCGCATGCTGGAGGAGGGTTCCTTCCGCGGCCGCACGGCAGACTTCGTCTTCATGTTTCTCTTCGGGGGCCTCCTGATGACT CTGCTGGGGCTCCTGGGTAGCCTCTTCTTCCTGGGCCAGGCCCTCACGGCCATGCTGGTGTACGTGTGGAGCCGCCGCAGCCCTGGGGTGAGGGTCAACTTCTTCGGCCTCCTCACCTTCCAGGCGCCCTTCCTGCCCTGGGCACTCATGGGCTTCTCAATGCTACTGGGCAACTCCATCCTGGTGGACTTGCTGG GGATCGTAGTGGGCCACGTCTACTATTTCCTGGAGGACGTCTTCCCCAACCAGCCTGGAGGCAAGAGGCTGCTGCTGACCCCCAGCTTCCT GAAGCTGCTACTGGATGCCCCAGAGGAGGACCCCAATTACCGGCCCCTCCCCGAGGAGCAGCCAGGACCCGTGCAGCAGTGA
- the DERL3 gene encoding derlin-3 isoform X1, which yields MAWQGLATEFLQVPAVTRTYTAACVLTTAAVQLELLSPFQLYFNPHLVFRKFQVWRLITNFLFFGPLGFSFFFNMLFVFRYCRMLEEGSFRGRTADFVFMFLFGGLLMTLLGLLGSLFFLGQALTAMLVYVWSRRSPGVRVNFFGLLTFQAPFLPWALMGFSMLLGNSILVDLLGIVVGHVYYFLEDVFPNQPGGKRLLLTPSFLKLLLDAPEEDPNYRPLPEEQPGPVQQ from the exons ATGGCGTGGCAGGGGCTGGCGACCGAATTCCTGCAGGTGCCGGCGGTGACGCGGACCTACACCGCGGCCTGCGTCCTCACCACCGCCGCCGTG CAGCTGGAACTCCTCAGTCCCTTCCAGCTCTACTTCAACCCACACCTCGTGTTCCGGAAGTTCCAG GTCTGGAGGCTCATCACCAACTTCCTCTTCTTCGGGCCCCTGGGATTCAGCTTCTTCTTCAACATGCTCTTCGT GTTCCGCTACTGCCGCATGCTGGAGGAGGGTTCCTTCCGCGGCCGCACGGCAGACTTCGTCTTCATGTTTCTCTTCGGGGGCCTCCTGATGACT CTGCTGGGGCTCCTGGGTAGCCTCTTCTTCCTGGGCCAGGCCCTCACGGCCATGCTGGTGTACGTGTGGAGCCGCCGCAGCCCTGGGGTGAGGGTCAACTTCTTCGGCCTCCTCACCTTCCAGGCGCCCTTCCTGCCCTGGGCACTCATGGGCTTCTCAATGCTACTGGGCAACTCCATCCTGGTGGACTTGCTGG GGATCGTAGTGGGCCACGTCTACTATTTCCTGGAGGACGTCTTCCCCAACCAGCCTGGAGGCAAGAGGCTGCTGCTGACCCCCAGCTTCCT GAAGCTGCTACTGGATGCCCCAGAGGAGGACCCCAATTACCGGCCCCTCCCCGAGGAGCAGCCAGGACCCGTGCAGCAGTGA
- the SMARCB1 gene encoding SWI/SNF-related matrix-associated actin-dependent regulator of chromatin subfamily B member 1 isoform X1 gives MMMMALSKTFGQKPVKFQLEDDGEFYMIGSEVGNYLRMFRGSLYKRYPSLWRRLATVEERKKIVASSHGKKTKPNTKDHGYTTLATSVTLLKASEVEEILDGNDEKYKAVSISTEPPTYLREQKAKRNSQWVPTLPNSSHHLDAVPCSTTINRNRMGRDKKRTFPLCFDDHDPAVIHENASQPEVLVPIRLDMEIDGQKLRDAFTWNMNEKLMTPEMFSEILCDDLDLNPLTFVPAIASAIRQQIESYPTDSILEDQSDQRVIIKLNIHVGNISLVDQFEWDMSEKENSPEKFALKLCSELGLGGEFVTTIAYSIRGQLSWHQKTYAFSENPLPTVEIAIRNTGDADQWCPLLETLTDAEMEKKIRDQDRNTRRMRRLANTAPAW, from the exons ATGATGATGATGGCGCTGAGCAAGACCTTCGGGCAGAAGCCCGTCAAGTTCCAGCTGGAAGACGACGGAGAGTTCTACATGATCGGCTCTGAG GTGGGAAACTACCTCCGTATGTTCCGAGGTTCTCTGTACAAGAGATACCCCTCGCTCTGGAGGCGACTAGCCACtgtggaagagaggaagaaaatagtTGCGTCGTCAcatggtaaaaaaacaaaacctaacacCAAGG ATCATGGATACACGACCCTGGCCACCAGCGTGACCCTGCTGAAAGCCTCCGAGGTGGAGGAGATCCTGGACGGCAACGATGAGAAGTACAAGGCCGTGTCCATCAGCACCGAGCCCCCCACCTACCTCAG GGAACAGAAGGCCAAGAGGAACAGCCAGTGGGTGCCCACCCTGCCCAACAGCTCGCACCACCTAGACGCCGTGCCCTGCTCCACCACCATCAACAGGAACCGCATGGGCCGTGACAAGAAGAGGACCTTCCCGCTCTG CTTCGACGACCACGACCCAGCCGTGATCCACGAGAACGCGTCCCAGCCCGAGGTGCTGGTCCCCATCCGACTGGACATGGAGATTGACGGGCAGAAGCTGCGGGACGCCTTCACCTGGAACATGAATG AGAAGCTGATGACCCCGGAGATGTTCTCAGAgattctctgtgatgacctggatcTGAACCCTCTGACGTTCGTGCCGGCGATCGCCTCCGCCATCAGACAGCAGATCGAGTCCTACCCCACGGACAGCATCCTGGAAGACCAATCAGACCAGCGCGTTATCATCAAG CTGAACATCCACGTGGGGAACATCTCCCTGGTGGACCAGTTCGAGTGGGACATGTCGGAGAAGGAGAACTCGCCCGAGAAGTTTGCTCTGAAGCTGTGCTCCGAGCTGGGGCTGGGCGGGGAGTTCGTCACCACCATCGCCTACAGCATCCGGGGACAGCTGAGCTGGCATCAGAAGACCTACGCCTTCAG TGAGAACCCCCTGCCCACGGTGGAGATCGCCATCCGGAACACGGGTGACGCCGATCAGTGGTGCCCGCTGCTGGAGACCCTGACGGACGCGGAGATGGAGAAGAAGATCCGGGACCAGGACCGGAACACAAG GCGGATGAGGCGTTTGGCCAACACGGCCCCAGCCTGGTGA
- the SMARCB1 gene encoding SWI/SNF-related matrix-associated actin-dependent regulator of chromatin subfamily B member 1 isoform X2, whose amino-acid sequence MMMMALSKTFGQKPVKFQLEDDGEFYMIGSEVGNYLRMFRGSLYKRYPSLWRRLATVEERKKIVASSHDHGYTTLATSVTLLKASEVEEILDGNDEKYKAVSISTEPPTYLREQKAKRNSQWVPTLPNSSHHLDAVPCSTTINRNRMGRDKKRTFPLCFDDHDPAVIHENASQPEVLVPIRLDMEIDGQKLRDAFTWNMNEKLMTPEMFSEILCDDLDLNPLTFVPAIASAIRQQIESYPTDSILEDQSDQRVIIKLNIHVGNISLVDQFEWDMSEKENSPEKFALKLCSELGLGGEFVTTIAYSIRGQLSWHQKTYAFSENPLPTVEIAIRNTGDADQWCPLLETLTDAEMEKKIRDQDRNTRRMRRLANTAPAW is encoded by the exons ATGATGATGATGGCGCTGAGCAAGACCTTCGGGCAGAAGCCCGTCAAGTTCCAGCTGGAAGACGACGGAGAGTTCTACATGATCGGCTCTGAG GTGGGAAACTACCTCCGTATGTTCCGAGGTTCTCTGTACAAGAGATACCCCTCGCTCTGGAGGCGACTAGCCACtgtggaagagaggaagaaaatagtTGCGTCGTCAcatg ATCATGGATACACGACCCTGGCCACCAGCGTGACCCTGCTGAAAGCCTCCGAGGTGGAGGAGATCCTGGACGGCAACGATGAGAAGTACAAGGCCGTGTCCATCAGCACCGAGCCCCCCACCTACCTCAG GGAACAGAAGGCCAAGAGGAACAGCCAGTGGGTGCCCACCCTGCCCAACAGCTCGCACCACCTAGACGCCGTGCCCTGCTCCACCACCATCAACAGGAACCGCATGGGCCGTGACAAGAAGAGGACCTTCCCGCTCTG CTTCGACGACCACGACCCAGCCGTGATCCACGAGAACGCGTCCCAGCCCGAGGTGCTGGTCCCCATCCGACTGGACATGGAGATTGACGGGCAGAAGCTGCGGGACGCCTTCACCTGGAACATGAATG AGAAGCTGATGACCCCGGAGATGTTCTCAGAgattctctgtgatgacctggatcTGAACCCTCTGACGTTCGTGCCGGCGATCGCCTCCGCCATCAGACAGCAGATCGAGTCCTACCCCACGGACAGCATCCTGGAAGACCAATCAGACCAGCGCGTTATCATCAAG CTGAACATCCACGTGGGGAACATCTCCCTGGTGGACCAGTTCGAGTGGGACATGTCGGAGAAGGAGAACTCGCCCGAGAAGTTTGCTCTGAAGCTGTGCTCCGAGCTGGGGCTGGGCGGGGAGTTCGTCACCACCATCGCCTACAGCATCCGGGGACAGCTGAGCTGGCATCAGAAGACCTACGCCTTCAG TGAGAACCCCCTGCCCACGGTGGAGATCGCCATCCGGAACACGGGTGACGCCGATCAGTGGTGCCCGCTGCTGGAGACCCTGACGGACGCGGAGATGGAGAAGAAGATCCGGGACCAGGACCGGAACACAAG GCGGATGAGGCGTTTGGCCAACACGGCCCCAGCCTGGTGA
- the DERL3 gene encoding derlin-3 isoform X2: MAWQGLATEFLQVPAVTRTYTAACVLTTAAVLELLSPFQLYFNPHLVFRKFQVWRLITNFLFFGPLGFSFFFNMLFVFRYCRMLEEGSFRGRTADFVFMFLFGGLLMTLLGLLGSLFFLGQALTAMLVYVWSRRSPGVRVNFFGLLTFQAPFLPWALMGFSMLLGNSILVDLLGIVVGHVYYFLEDVFPNQPGGKRLLLTPSFLKLLLDAPEEDPNYRPLPEEQPGPVQQ, translated from the exons ATGGCGTGGCAGGGGCTGGCGACCGAATTCCTGCAGGTGCCGGCGGTGACGCGGACCTACACCGCGGCCTGCGTCCTCACCACCGCCGCCGTG CTGGAACTCCTCAGTCCCTTCCAGCTCTACTTCAACCCACACCTCGTGTTCCGGAAGTTCCAG GTCTGGAGGCTCATCACCAACTTCCTCTTCTTCGGGCCCCTGGGATTCAGCTTCTTCTTCAACATGCTCTTCGT GTTCCGCTACTGCCGCATGCTGGAGGAGGGTTCCTTCCGCGGCCGCACGGCAGACTTCGTCTTCATGTTTCTCTTCGGGGGCCTCCTGATGACT CTGCTGGGGCTCCTGGGTAGCCTCTTCTTCCTGGGCCAGGCCCTCACGGCCATGCTGGTGTACGTGTGGAGCCGCCGCAGCCCTGGGGTGAGGGTCAACTTCTTCGGCCTCCTCACCTTCCAGGCGCCCTTCCTGCCCTGGGCACTCATGGGCTTCTCAATGCTACTGGGCAACTCCATCCTGGTGGACTTGCTGG GGATCGTAGTGGGCCACGTCTACTATTTCCTGGAGGACGTCTTCCCCAACCAGCCTGGAGGCAAGAGGCTGCTGCTGACCCCCAGCTTCCT GAAGCTGCTACTGGATGCCCCAGAGGAGGACCCCAATTACCGGCCCCTCCCCGAGGAGCAGCCAGGACCCGTGCAGCAGTGA